TCTGCTGTGTGCATATTGGCTTGGAAAGATTGGCGCAATAGATGCGCTAATGAACATTTTTCCATCCAAACGATCTTTCACATAACGCATTCCTTCATTGTATGCTTGAATCCCTGTCGTTACGGTTGGATCGAAATGTTGTCCCTCAAGCGAACCGTGCGTCAAGAAATCCAATTTGATGAAGGTAAAGCCCAGATCCTTAAATTTGTCCAAAAAATAATTCATGCGCAGTTTAGCACCTGGATGTGTCACATCCAGAGGAAAAGCCCCATCCAGCGTCGGCAGCGGTTTACCCTCGGCATCTTTGAGGACAATATCGCCATACGTATACTTATTGTCGGTACCCTCTACCGGCTGGCTCATATTGTTGCCCCAATATACAAATGGTGCCCAATAGATACCTGCATGCTGACCATTACCCTTAATTACTGATACAGCGTCAGCAAGCTGCTTATCATTCAAATTGTCCCAATAGGAATCCATATTAATAAATACATTACCGTTATTATTGAAATCATTTAGGTGCTCCTTATAATAATTGGAGACATCCACAACGTCTTGGTATGAAAGTGTACCTTCGTAAGCTCCCCAGCTGTTAAAACCAACAGGTACGCCTTGCGGCAACTCAGGATTCAGCAACAGTGGAGGTGTGATGATCGCATTAGCTTTTCCGTATTCCTCGAGTCCTGTGCGGTAATCACTGAATGCCCCCACCATAATCATCGGCGAAGACAACTCTGCACCTGTAAGCATGCCATGAGGCTGGGTATCCCGTGTAACGTCGCTGGCTGCCCCGCCATAAACCGTTAGCTCATTCAGCCGATTAGAAGATCCTTTCCAGTCGATCCCGGTCTTCCACGTATCATGAGTGACCGACCCAAGCACAAGACCGCTGCGTGTCGAGTTATTAAAGATAGTCGTCATTTCATAGCTGGTATCCGCACGGTTCATAGATTGAGATTTATAACGAATCCAAGCATCATTGTCAAAAGGAACGGTTAGTACTCGGTTATCTGCACTGGCACCGATATCCACTCCACCTGAACGTTTTACGGTAATAGGTGACATATAATTAGTCTGTAGCACCGTATCGCTAATGGCATCCAGACGAGTTAAGAAATACTTCTGATCGTCATAAAACTTGTAAGCCTGTTTGAGCGTTGGCTGTCCAGCTGAGGTGTGAACAAAAGTAAGCTCCACTCCTTTGCCAAAGCCATCCTGAATTTCTACTGGAGCACCAGCACTTGTATGATTCTCATAGCTTGTAGTCTCAACGAGAGTATCACCGAGTTTGATGCTGCTATAGATTCCTTGCAGCTTCTGACCATCCGTCCACTTGTAGCTTGCGTATCCAGACTTAGTATTAAAGGAAACCTCATATTGTCCATTCGATACGAGCGTTCCATAAGTATATTCGGTAACGGTGATGGCCCCGTAGTTATTCGAAGCCCCTGGTGTCCCCAGATCACCTTCCTCTTCAACTGGAGGATTAGGATCTGTACCCAATGCCGGTTCTACAATAATTCGATCCAGATCTGGCGCGTACCAGTTGCCGTCTGAGAATTTGATTGTATTCTCGCCTTCGTTCAGAGGCAGTGTAAGCTCATATGTGAGCGCCGTATCCCAGTCTGGTGTCTTTGGCAGTTCATAATACTGCTCTGCCCCACCATTAGCGCTGACGTATAAGCTGCGCGGGTCACCTGAGAAATAAGCTACCGTGATCCGATAATCCCCTGTCATCGGAGCCGTAATCTTATTGAAAGTTAAGGAACTGCCGCCATTCAGATACCCTACCTTCTGTCCACCGGAAGCATTCGGGCTATCGCCAACTCGCGCTTCTCCAGTTAAATCATTGACCGGAGACTCAGCTTCATAACTGATCGTATACGGAATGACTTCAATCCGGTCGAAATCTGGAGAGTACCAGTTATGATCCGAGAAAGTGATCGTGTTCAGCCCTTCCTGCAAGGAGGCTTCTACATCATAAGTTCCTACCGTATCCCAGCTTGCTGTCTTTGGCAGATCAACCAATTCATCCAGTCCATCATTCACCTGCATATAGACAGGCCGCTGGTCACCGGAAATATAGGAAATACGGATCAAATACGTTCCCGCTGCCGGCACAGTGACATTTGTGAACTGTAAAGTACTGTTTTTATTCATATCCTTTACAATTTTTCCACCGGAACCAACGCTGCTGTCTGCTATTTTGGCGTTGCCTGTAATTATATTTTCAGGCGCTTCAGCTTCTATGATTGCACCATGCAGCTTCTCCTTCCAGTCGCCTCCAGATCCTTCACCTGGGTCGCTGTCGTCCAGTCCATGAATTACGATCTTGTCGATGTCTGGAGAATACCAGTTGTTGTCATCAATCAGGATGCTGTTCTCTCCAGCATTCAGCGGAAGTGTTACATCATAAGTTCCCACCGTATCCCAATCCACTGTCTTGGGTGGTTCTTCAAACTGCTTATCGCCGCCATTGGCACTGATATTGAATGGCCGCGAATCGCCAGAGATATAGTACACTGTAATTTTATAATTCCCACTCTCACTTACAGTCACATGATTAAACTGCAAAGTGCTTCCTTGATACATGCCTCCGACTTTCTGCCCCCCGGAAGCCGCTGGGTGTTCAGAAATAGAAGCATTGCCAGTCATAGCATTTCCATCAGCTTCAGCTTCATAGGTAGTATTCTCTGTATCATCGGCATAAACCGTACTGACAAACTGACCGCCACTGCCTATTACCAAGCAGATGATGACAAAGAACAAAAATCCTCTTTTCATTGCTTTCCCAAACATTTAATCCCTCCGTTTGTAGGTCTCCTTGCACTTTTGTGATATTCGGGCTATATCTGTCCATCAAGTCATCAAAGGAGTTGATTAAGAAGCATCTTGAAAGCGCTACCGATTTTCGATGAACTAAAACGCCTTTGATTGCCTTGATGAATGAAGCCCCTCACATGTGCTAGTTATAATACATGCTTAATTGTAAAAAGCAGAGGGATTAATATCCATATCGCAAGTTTACTATTCGTAAGGGAAAGTAACTTTATTTCCTATTTGCCGAACCGAAGCGCTGGCACAATCATAGACTCTTCCTATACTCGTTAGGTGTAACTCCTTGGTTCTTCAGAAATAGGGAGATAAAATAAGACGTGCTTTCGTAACCGACTCTTTGAGCGATATCCTGAATCTTGAGCGAGCCGTCAGCCAGCAACTCTGTAGCCTTATCGAGCCGGATACGTGTTAAATAATCGTGAATCGTGATACCAGTCTTGTCTTTAAAAATGGAGCGTAAATAGTTCGGCGATAAATAAACCTGATCAGATAAGCTATTGATCGTAATCGGCTGATCAAAATTCTGGTCGATCATACTGCGAACCTTGTGAACTAGCTTCGTGTTTTTGTCCATAAGCCGCTCACCCAGCAAGCTCATAGCATTGCCTGCAGTGCCCAGGATCAAATCCTCAATCTCATTTAAAGTCAGTGCATTATAGATGGAATGATATAACTCCGCCCGTTTAACCCCCTCAGGAACAGGTTGATGCAGTTGCTCCAGCAGCTCGTCGACAAGATCAATCGCCCAATCGCAGATATTTTTTTTCTTGATTCTTAGTGTGGCTAGCCCCTCGAAATACTGATGCAGCTTCTGTGCGGCTTGCTCGAAATCTAGCTGATTGATAGCTTCAAACCACTCTTTCCTATTAAAAGGTGGCACATGCTCACTATCAAACTGGTTTGAAATCGCCAAGGCATGAATAATTGAACCCGTACCTTTATAGAAACGCTCGTTTAGGATTTCACGCGTCTGCTTATACAGACAATGTAACTCCGTTAATTCGGTTTCCTGCGCACCGACTGCTGCCGTCACTGTGAAATCCAGTCCACTTCGGATAGCCGCGGCCAAATCCTCCCACGCATAATACCCAGGCTGTTGGCGTGCTTCCATAAACACACCTACCTCCCCATCTTTGTAGGGCACAAATACCGTCTCTATATTCTTTGACTTGAAGAAATGATCCAGAAAAGCTACCAACCGGTTCTTACAATCCTCCAGACTCTGCTGTTCCCCCTCTGCCTCAATCGGATCGATACTGAACAGCGCCATTGCGTAGCGATTCCTCTCAGACTCACGGGTAAGCTTGCAATAGCTGGTCGCCAGATCAGCGGCATGTTCCGCATTTTTTTCATAGGAAAGCTCCTTAAGAAGGTTCGTTTTAGCCGCCTCCATGGAACGTTTCTTCATTTGAACTTCCTCACAGCGCTGCTTCACCTTTGCGATAACGCTTCCAATTTCATTCAAGTCGAGGGGCTTCAGTAAATATCCAACAGCACCTACATTTAGAGCCGATTTTACATAGTTGAATTCGTCATGCCCAGTCAGGAACATTAACTGCATCCAGTCATAGCTCTCATGTATTTTTTTAGCCATTTCAATACCGTTCATAATCGGCATCTGGACATCTGTAAGAATAATATCAGGTCTAATGGCCTCTATCTTCTCTAGAGCCTCTCTACCATTACTCGCAGTTCCGACGACATAAATGCCCATTTCTTCCCAGCGGATATAATCTCTCATCATCTCAAGGCCTATTTCTTCATCATCAACTAGAAAAATACTATACACTGATGTCCCCTCCTCTTTGTTGTCTGCATCTGTTTCTTCTATTATATTCTTTTCCCCTTAGGCTACTATGATCCAAATAAATGAAAGTTATTTTCAGGCATGAATCGTTAATTTGCAGACATCGGCAAAAGGGCTATCCGGTCCATAACAGACCGGATAGCCCTTTAATCATGCGCTAATAACCCAGCATAATTAAAGCGGGGGTTCATATCACCCCCGCTGAATCATTATACCAACTCTAACTGACTGTTAAAATAGTAGCTTCCTCCTATTTCTCCTTGAACAGTAGCTCTTCTATCTCCCAACCGAAGTGTCACGGTTCCTGGCGAGTAGGTACGGATCGTAGCTTCCACCAATTGACCATTGTCCCAAGCTACATCAACCTCAGCATTTCCTTTGGCCCGCAGTCCAGATACCGATCCTGTCCCCCATGCTTTTGGAAGTGCAGGCAGCAGATGAATCTCACCCTCATGGCTTTGCAGCAGCATCTCGGCAATAACAGCCGTACCCCCGAAATTCCCATCGATCACAAAAATATTGCACTCCGCTCCTCCAATGCCCGATTTGGAAAAGCTAAATAAATTATCGAAACTGAGTCCACCAATCAAATGAGAAATATGATTAAAGGCCTTTTCCCCATCATACAATCTGGCAAAGCCGAGACCGAACAATGCTGCGGTAAATTCCACATCCTCCAGTTCTTCCTGAACCATCCGGTTCTCAAGTGTTACTCTCACCGCAGCGCTAAGTTCAGGTGTCTTACCTGGTGTGATCTGATTACTTGGATATACCGCGAACAAATGGGCCAAATGCCGATGCTCCGGCTGCGCTTCCTCGTAGTCCTCGAGCCATTCTTGCAGCTGTCCTCTCTTGCCGATCTGAAATGGTGGCAGCTTGGATATCGCTTGCTCCAGCTGCTCCTGTAGTTCCTCATCCGTATTCAGTAGTTTCGCAGACTTCAAACAGAACTCAAAAAGGTCTTTCACCAGCATCTGATCCATAGTGGTACCCATAGACAGCTGCTGTGCGCCCTCGCTGCTATCCGCAGGATAGAAATGATTCTCTGGCGAATTAGAAGGTCCGGTCACCAGCCAGCCGTATTTTGGATGAATGGTCATATAATCTAGGAAGAATGCTGCGG
This genomic stretch from Paenibacillus sp. FSL H7-0737 harbors:
- a CDS encoding S-layer homology domain-containing protein; its protein translation is MFGKAMKRGFLFFVIICLVIGSGGQFVSTVYADDTENTTYEAEADGNAMTGNASISEHPAASGGQKVGGMYQGSTLQFNHVTVSESGNYKITVYYISGDSRPFNISANGGDKQFEEPPKTVDWDTVGTYDVTLPLNAGENSILIDDNNWYSPDIDKIVIHGLDDSDPGEGSGGDWKEKLHGAIIEAEAPENIITGNAKIADSSVGSGGKIVKDMNKNSTLQFTNVTVPAAGTYLIRISYISGDQRPVYMQVNDGLDELVDLPKTASWDTVGTYDVEASLQEGLNTITFSDHNWYSPDFDRIEVIPYTISYEAESPVNDLTGEARVGDSPNASGGQKVGYLNGGSSLTFNKITAPMTGDYRITVAYFSGDPRSLYVSANGGAEQYYELPKTPDWDTALTYELTLPLNEGENTIKFSDGNWYAPDLDRIIVEPALGTDPNPPVEEEGDLGTPGASNNYGAITVTEYTYGTLVSNGQYEVSFNTKSGYASYKWTDGQKLQGIYSSIKLGDTLVETTSYENHTSAGAPVEIQDGFGKGVELTFVHTSAGQPTLKQAYKFYDDQKYFLTRLDAISDTVLQTNYMSPITVKRSGGVDIGASADNRVLTVPFDNDAWIRYKSQSMNRADTSYEMTTIFNNSTRSGLVLGSVTHDTWKTGIDWKGSSNRLNELTVYGGAASDVTRDTQPHGMLTGAELSSPMIMVGAFSDYRTGLEEYGKANAIITPPLLLNPELPQGVPVGFNSWGAYEGTLSYQDVVDVSNYYKEHLNDFNNNGNVFINMDSYWDNLNDKQLADAVSVIKGNGQHAGIYWAPFVYWGNNMSQPVEGTDNKYTYGDIVLKDAEGKPLPTLDGAFPLDVTHPGAKLRMNYFLDKFKDLGFTFIKLDFLTHGSLEGQHFDPTVTTGIQAYNEGMRYVKDRLDGKMFISASIAPIFPSQYAHSRRISCDTYGKINETEYMLNSLTYGFWQNGTIYTYTDPDHLALARAFSLTEARSRMNSGVIAGTVLLGSDDVNDPKAQEYMTALFNNKEVLELALKGKVFKPLEGNTNANAADTFVMKDGNDYYLAVFNYSANASADKTVNLGRAGLDAADSYTMQDLWTGEVSTISGTLALSLQPTESKLVKLTAAPKKVTGVSLDKTELTLTAGETGKLTATLSPEEAANKAVHWTSSDTSVATVVYGTVTAVNAGRTTITVETVDGGFKATAEVTVKAASTIEPGNPEVPANPGNNNGTPGSIVDQENGAGTLILTPEMLKVDSASGNVIVEIKGDTQQIQFSSDVVRQLANHTLVLKSGKFSMKVPADLLRQLQSKLPEGQRDDSTITLKLAPLSSKANEIIAAAEGTTQAQVRLMGDIYEFSLSVTTKAGTTETLSAFDQPITLSMTVGEGFDSKRGGIYYIADNGKLEYISANYADGVLTAQVNHFSKYAVLELKRTFVDVPANHWASPAIQELAAKLYVQGTSKDKFEPNRAITRAEFTSMLVHSLGLTTRGDVSFADVAPSAWYAESISIAYKAGIVSGRSTTKFEPAAQITREEITVMLMKAYELKNGKVTVASTDVTFKDMKQVSFWAAASVKGAASLGLVQGQNEGLFAPKGVASRAEATQVIYNLIMK
- a CDS encoding response regulator codes for the protein MYSIFLVDDEEIGLEMMRDYIRWEEMGIYVVGTASNGREALEKIEAIRPDIILTDVQMPIMNGIEMAKKIHESYDWMQLMFLTGHDEFNYVKSALNVGAVGYLLKPLDLNEIGSVIAKVKQRCEEVQMKKRSMEAAKTNLLKELSYEKNAEHAADLATSYCKLTRESERNRYAMALFSIDPIEAEGEQQSLEDCKNRLVAFLDHFFKSKNIETVFVPYKDGEVGVFMEARQQPGYYAWEDLAAAIRSGLDFTVTAAVGAQETELTELHCLYKQTREILNERFYKGTGSIIHALAISNQFDSEHVPPFNRKEWFEAINQLDFEQAAQKLHQYFEGLATLRIKKKNICDWAIDLVDELLEQLHQPVPEGVKRAELYHSIYNALTLNEIEDLILGTAGNAMSLLGERLMDKNTKLVHKVRSMIDQNFDQPITINSLSDQVYLSPNYLRSIFKDKTGITIHDYLTRIRLDKATELLADGSLKIQDIAQRVGYESTSYFISLFLKNQGVTPNEYRKSL